The segment gttgctgaaggagATGTCTTgttgagtggtgaagaccatgtggagtcgagatgctgagctggagtcgtatagacttggagagcaagagagtatcttggagatatggaaagaggaataaacttgagaagcaagtttatgacttaaagaagaggaataagtgcattccaagaaaaagaaagttgcacttattgttatGGAAGATGTCTATATTCATGTTGCCTTGGAAACTAGGTTTTGGGAACGTggagaatatataaaatagctaTGGAGTCATCTGTAtgaagacagagacacagaggcttaatttataaagagagagagaagctcttggaagtgttccgagttgtgctgaagcagtggctgaagtacttgacggaggAGATACATAAGCGGTGTAGCTTAGGAATCTTCCAgtagcgtgtgttagggtgttaacactagacgtgtaaaagctgaattaagcagatcttgtaatagattgtttaaagaagattctaataaagcatagtggttgcttgttttgttgtgtctctCGGTTTACTTTCTGCAGTACTATTGGGGTGCCCCTTTTGTTCCAACAAGATAAATGCATATCTAATGTGGAGGTTTCCAGGTGTGGAaacgtggttgttgaaccagaaggGTTTTGTGCTTGattggcacacaaagctaaaagggggagattgaagatgcaaGAAGAGCTTGCAGATGTCAATAGTCTTCCGTGACTAACTAGGCGACGAAGTCACTGATACTGGAGGCATTAGTCGTTACTACATAaggcatgcggagtggtgggttaccatgtggatgcaaggatatgctgagatggagaagaataaactgagggtttatgtcttgacgtagtcgttgaagtagttgctgatgcagTGTGTGTCAGAGAGTGAATCAGGAGGCATGCGGAGTGGTAGAGACCATGTGGatgcgagatgctgagctggcgtgggataaacttgaggagcaagtttataccgtggagaaaaggcaagagataaacttggggagcaagtttatgccTTGAGGAATAAgtacattccaagaaaaggaaagtgtatttattaatatggaagttgtccatatatccatgttgccttggagactaggtttcaggaacgtggagatCACTATAAAAGAGCTATGGAGTCGTGGGTATTCCAATAAGACGCTGGGGGCTATTGTTATAGAGGAAGGGTGAAAATCCCTTAGAGTGTTcttgggtcgtgctgaagcagttgCTGAAGTACTGACGATGGAGAGACAAGTTTGGGTAgattaggaattgttcagtggcgtgtgttagggtgtaacactagacgtgtaaagctgattaagcatagcttgtaattgagttgtacaaggcgatttctaataaagcaattggtgtttgcttgtatctattttgtctcttggtttaccttctgcattacttaattgtggtgtcatctttgcaataacaattggtatcagagcgggtcacctaaggGGATACAAACAATAGTAATCAATCTCATAATTGTGGTGTCTCTTGGTGTCATTTTTGTAtttgtggtgtcatctttgcatcttgtaagtgcaaagacgacacaaacaatagtaatgcagaaggtaaatcaagagagacaaaatacacaagcacacccaataactttattagaaatcgccttgtaaaccctattacaagttctgcttaatcagtctcgctagcctgttaacaccctaacagctgctactgaacaattcctaagctacccgcttatgtctctccaacgtcaagtacttcagcccctgcttcagcacgacccagaacacttccaagcgcttctctctttctataagatcagcctctgtgtctctgtctctctacagacgaccacatagctatcttatactaactccacgttcccgaaaccctagtctccaaggaaccacaatatggacatcttccatatcaataagtgcaactttgcttttcttggaatgcacttattcctcttcctttaagtcataaacttgctcctcaagtttattcctttttgccttttctccaagatactctcttgctctccaagtctgcacgactccagctcagcatctcgactccacatggtcttcaccactcactacgacgtctgcttctgcaactacgtcagcgactacttcagggcggacatctttacatcaacaatctcccccttttaactttgtgtgccgatcaagcacaaccttcttctggttcaacaaccacgttCCCCACCTGGAAACTTCCACGCTTAATgtgctcttctcccccacgagatgtgcaccacaccatgcttttctcccccatgagacaATCCTCATCTACTTCAGGACGTCCATCactatgctcttctcccccatgagatatgcactccttggaccagaacgtcaccattctccccctgcttgattgcatactaagctaaaacagatgcttagatgtcaagcCTTACAGACACACCCGTCTGCTACTCCATGCGTAATCATGATACAGCCTCTGCTGCAGCGGAATAGATTACACTTACTGCATCATGATCTGACGCACCTGTCGAGCTACCTCTCAACTCACTTCTGTTGAGGACCAGGCTTCCTTCATGCGTCGTCTCCTTGACCATGAGCCTCTTCTCAACCACCCCGAGTGCCCTCTGCACTCGTTGCTATAGCCTTGGAGTGATTTCGCTATCACCCTCCTGAAGATCCTCTAGCATCACTTCCTGACGCACTTCGATCTCCTTCCCCTTTGTGCAACGGACAACTCCGTGTCCTAACTCCAGActtgatgcttcttgatcttcctcaagatcactCCTACCAGAGCTGCATCCCTCTTCTGATATCTTCTCCTTGATCTCATCAAGTAAGCCACTCTTGGCTACAGACACCTCTTCAACCCTCTTGGGTTTAGTGACCGTCTTGTTCACCCTCTTGGTCATGTTTCTGCTCTTCTCATGAGCAAAACACTCCaccttcttgtgtccaaccttCCCACAGAACCAGCAACACATCcgatgttgcttcttctttggccTGACACAGTTACTGATGCACCGATCAGTCTCCTTCCTCGTACCAGCTGCACACCCATGCTTCAGAACCTCCTGTCTGACCTTCATGTTGTTGCACTGATGTACCACCTTCGGCTTGTTACTCACAGCCCCGCGCTATAGAACTTCCTGCCGTACTCCTTGTCGCACGTCCCGACGTACTTCCTGACAAGCTTCTTTGGCTCCACTTTTTGATGTGCTCCCATGCACGAAATGTGACAGCCCCTTCTGTACTTCCTTAGTACCCTCAGCTCCTCGATATCCCAGACCCCAGTTCACCTTGGCTGGTTGTCCCATCGAGAGTATCTTATCTAACTCCTTGGATCCACTATTGAGCATCCTGATCTGTTTGCGATTCTCAGCCAAATCACGTTCCAGCATCCTTGCTCTCTCTCGTTCCCCAGTAGCAACTTCTCTCAGGTTGCTAACCTCCTTCTCCAGAGACTCATTCTTCTCATGTACAGCAGCAAGTTCTTCAGCAAGATCTTCATACTGCTCACGGCTTTGCACCAGATCGTGTTGCAATCTCAGATTCTCGTTCTTGAGATTCAACCACTTGTTGAGCATCATGTGATAATCCTCAGAGTCTGTAATGACATCTGAATCCGAGGATTCACTAGATCCCTCCTTGCGTGCACCAAACGCAACCATATTCTTCACTaccttttcatcttcttcagactctgaCTCATCAGACGACTGCGATGAAACTCTTTTACCCTTCCTTGAGTTTGGACATTCACGCCGTGTGTGTCCAACACCTCTACACTCAGAGCACTTGAGCTCTTTTCGTTGTACCAACGGACAGTTAGCCCTTATATGACCAACTCCTTCACACTCGTAGCACTTGagaccttctcttcttctgctactGTCACGATCACCTTACTGGCGACCAACCTGATTTCTCCCACCTGAGAAATTCATCCTCTTGCCAAAATTCCTAGCCAACATGCCCACGGCATCTTCAAGCTTCTGAATTTTCTCTGCATCCTTGTCAACTACAAGGGCTATACTCCCTGGCGTACCTCCTGATGTAGACACCGAGCCACTGCAtgtctccatctcttccgccttcagcatacccacaaccttgtcaaacttgagctcatcAGTGTTTGCAGTCATATTTAGGACCGCCTTCTGAGCTCCAAACcttgctggaagacagcgtaacaacttcttcaccagcttcttctccttgtacttctttccaagtacacatgcttcatgcgccatagcactgagtttggcactgaagctcgccaccgtatccgcatctgaccacttcagattctcaaactgCGACCCAAGATGATCCAGACGTGTCCTCTTGACACTATCATCTCCTTCAAACGAATTCAGCAGGATCTCCCACGCCTCTTTAGCTGAAGTACTCCCCTGAATCAGCTGGAACTGCTCTACTTCAACAGCTCCGAAAATCGTCGAAAGCGCCTTTGCATTAAACTTTGATGCATTGCGCTCTGCCTCTGACCAATCCTCCTTTGGCTTAGGCTTCTTCCCATCTGCTGTGACTATGGTAGGCTCCTCCCAACCAGTCTCCACAGCTGTCCAcgcatcttcattgattcctcgAATCAACTGCTTCATGCGAGCTTTCCAATGACCATACTGGTCCGCTTTCAACACGATTGCCTTCTGCACAGAAATAACCGTGTCCATCTTCACCTTGATCTACTCGAAACTAAGTCGTTAACTCTATCGAGCCCCGCTCTGATAGACGATGTACAAAGATGGTGCAAGAAGAGCAAAGATGACACCCTGATGTACATTCCATCGTGTTGTCTTCTGTGCAGAAGGCAATCGTGTTGAAAGCGGACCAGTATGGTCATTGGAAGGCTCGCATGAAGCAGTTGGTTCGAAGAATCAATGAAGATGCGTGGACAGCTGTGGAGACTGGTTGGGATGAGCCTACCATAGTCACAGCAGATGGGAAGAAGCCTAAGCCAAAGGAGGATTGGTCAGAGGCAGAGCGCAATGCATCAAAATTTAATGCAAAGGCGCTTTCGACGATTTTCGGAGCTGTTGAAGTAGAGCAGTTCCAGCTGATTCAGGGGAGTACTTCAGCTAAATAGGCGTGGGAGATCCTGCTGAATTCGTTTGAAGGAGATGATAGTGTCAAGAGGACACGTCTGGATCATCTTGGGTCGcagtttgagaatctgaagtggtcagatgcggatacggtggcgagcttcagtgccaaactcagtgctatggcgcatgaagcatgtgtacttggaaagaagtacaaggagaagaagctggtgaagaagttgttacgctgtcttccagcaagGTTTGGAGCTCAGAAGGCGGTCCTAAATATGACTGCAAACACTgatgagctcaagtttgacaaggttgtgggtatgctgaaggcggaagagatggagacaggCAGTGGCTCAGTGTCTACATCAGGAGGTACGCCAGGGAGTATAGCCCTTGTAGCTGACAAAGAAGTTGATAGACTTCGGAAGGTTGAAGATGCCTTGGGGTGGATAGTCAGGAATCTTGGAAAGAGGATGAATCACCCTGAGGAGATGAAACAATATGGTCGCCAGGGAGGTGATTGTGGGAATGGCATAAGGAGAGGAAATCTCAGATGCTATGAGTGTGAAGGAGTTGGTCATATAAGGGCTAACTGTCCGTTGGTACAACGAAGAGAGCTCAAGTGCTCTGAGTGTAGAGGTGTTGGACACACACGGCGTGAATGTCCAAACTCAAGGAAGGATAAAGGTAGTCCATTGCAGTCGTCTGATGAGtcagagtctgaagaagatggaaaggtgaATCGTGTTGCATTTGGTGCACGCAAAGAGGGATCTAATGAATCCTCTGGTTCAGATCTCAGCACAGATGATGAGGAGTATCACGTGCTGCTTAACAAGTGGTTGAGGGTCAAGGATCAGAATCTGAGATTGGAGGATATGGCTCAGAAGCAGAACGAGCTGCTTGAAGAACTTCATAAAGAACTTGCGGCTGTGAATGAGAAGAATGAGTCTCTTGAGCAGAAGGTGAGCGAAAATCCCTTAGGGTGTtcttggtttaccttctgcattacttaattgtggtgtcatctttgcacttacacAATTGTTCAATATGACCGATGGACTTGATCGAACCACAGAGTACCAAATATGGGTATATAGATTATCTGCACATCAAATCAGTTCAGTTGTTCAATACGACCGATGGAACTTGATCAAATCACAGAGTACCAAATATGGGTATATAGATTATCTGCACATCAAATGAGTTCAGCTGGTTAATATGACCGATGGAACTTGATCAAACCACAGAGTACCAAATATGGGTATCCCAAATATATTAGTGGACCGAcaagattttactatttttctgtGCCaccaaaaaataacaataaaaatataagtggACCTGAAGAGGGGCAAAAAGCAGGTAGAAGATCATTATTACCAAATTCCCTGACCGTGAATTGCTTAATATTGTCGTGGCGGCTGTGCCTATAAAAACTAAAGGTGGCAAGAACAAAAACGGACAACGCCATTTCTCCTTCGTCTTctgaatagagagagagagagacagataGAGATGGAGAATCACACGAAAGAGAGGCTGCAAGACCCAACCATGCAAGTTCCGTCTCTTAATTGCATCGATCTCGCCGACCATGATCTTCATCGTTCTGTTGTTTCCCTCAAACAGGTCCCctctccttttttttatttaattaatctcAAAAATTcgaataatttacatataaattcAAATTAAGAGTGGGAATTGTTGTTTCAGGCATGTTTGGATAGTGGATTTTTCTATGTGATTAATCACGGTATAAACGAGGAGTTCATGGAGGATGTTTTCGAGCAGAGCAAGAAGTTTTTCGCTCTTCCTttggaggagaagatgaaagtTCTGAGAAACGAAAAGCACAGAGGCTATACACCTGTTCTTGATGAAATCTTAGATCCTGAGAATCAAGTTAACGGTTCGTTCGTGCATGTGTTTTCAGTTTAAAACCAAAAAGGTGTTttgttgattgattgattgattgattgactGATCAAATCtcctttgactttttttttcagGAGATCATAAAGAGGGTTATTACATTGGAATTGAAGTTCCAAAAGATGATCCTGATTATGATAAACCATTCTATGGTCCTAACCCTTGGCCTGATTCCGGTTAGTGTTTTTCTCctttgtctttgttttgttaagttcattttttctttgaataaaCTTTCTATGATTCTTTGCTTAGATGTATTGCCTCAGTGGCGAGAGACCATGGAGAAATATCACCAAGAAGCATTGTAAGTCCTCGTCTGTGGTTTAGAATTTCTGATTAGTTTATGTATGTTGACAATCTGAAGACAAGAAATCATGTCACCAAAAAGTTCCGTCTTGTATAAATATCAGGAGGGTTTCCAAGGATATTGGAAGATTATTGGCGTTAGCACTTGATCTGGATGCGAATTACTTTGATACCCCGGAGATGCTTGGAAAGCCTATTGCAACTATGCGATTGTTGCATTATCAAGGTCATTTATTTCATTATTATGAACAGTACAGAGGATTTATGATTTCTTAAGCTTTGTATGTTTACTAAACTTTTGCTCCCTTTGTTATCTTTAGGGGTTTCTGACCCTTCGCAAGGAATATATGCTTGTGGAGCACATTCTGATTACGGAATGATGACTCTGCTAGCCACTGATGGTGTAATGGGCCTCCAGGTACTAAAAgcatctcaatttttttttttcctattctTATACCTTTTGACAAGACTGTGTTTTTATAGTCACGAGATATTTGCTAATTTTGATGACAGATATGCAAAGATAAGAACGCCAAGCCTCAGAAGTGGGAATATGTGCCGGCGATTAAAGGGTAACGAAGAACTCTGTTTATATACTTCACTGGGTTAATTATCCATTAACcttgaattatatatttactagcTTAAGATTGTTTGGTTAAAATACATGTCTTCTTATCTGAGCATGCGATCAATATTAGTATTTGTCAGTTTGGTGGatctctttattttctttgtctACAGAGCATATATTGTGAATCTTGGAGATATGCTGGAACGTTGGAGCAATGGCTTTTTCAAGTAATACTTCTAATCAACAATTGATTGTATAATTTATGAGCCGTATTTTCCATTTGGTGCTTTTCTCACATGCTTTTCTTACTTTACAGATCCACGCTACATCGGGTTCTTGGGAACGGTCAGGAACGATATTCTGTAAGGCTCTTTACTTATCCACCTGTGTCTGATCTCTTTACAATATTTGTCGACGTTGTTGGCTATTGGACCTTATGTTCAAAGTTTTGCTTATGATATTCTCAACAGTGTTACTTTTGTGTTTGACATATTCATCCTATGTTTTCTGAATGCAGATTCCATTTTTTGTTGAACCAAATCATGAATGTCTTGTGGAGTGTCTCCCAACCTGCAAGTCAGAAAGCAACGTTCCCAAGTAAGACTTTATCTTTGTGTTACTGAGATCTTTGAGTGGTAAACAAatgtttataaatgatttttatgcTTGTATAGATATCCAGCGATCAAATGTTCGGCATACCTCACCCAACGTTACAAGGAAACACATGCAGAGTTAAGCATTTACAATCAAGAAATATGAATGCTCTTGTCGATCAACACTACAACGGAAAGTAAACTGATAGTATGTCTTTAGATAAAGCTCAAAACGAAGCCTTATTACATGTTGTAACATAAGTTTTGAGTTTTTCTTACGGGCACAACTGCCCGCATTACACCCGCTTATGTCTTGTGTCAACCTTTTTATCCGTATCAAAGGAGAATAATAATTTACTGTCTATGTCTACTTGTAACCgaatatctatctatctatctatatgaATAAAGTAGCAGTGTTCTCACTTCTTGTGTCTCCATAAGGCCATAAGGATTCTTCTGCCATGTGTCGCACTCTCGTTTGCTGAATACtgtatcttttttttcaaattggGTTTGGGTTTGAAGGCAAATTCGTGATCTAATTACAGAATAGCTTTAGTTGTTTTATTTGTGCCCCAGCAGCTTCCATTGTAACTTTTTCGATAGGAATTTACAGCATATACTAAGACTCTAATCTATCAATTTAAAGCCACTCCAACTAAATCACAACTATTTTACTATAAAATTTCTGAAGACATTCTCTACAAACCTAAGTAAAAGATCAAAACCTTTCGCTTCTTCCTCACGTGGTCTTCCTCTTTTTAATCCTCATCAACTGagataaaagaaaaagcaaTTAAGCTTTAATATGCTTTGAGATTTAGATCATTCAGCCTCATGTCATGTTCATATACCTGATGTCTTTGCTTACAAAACACTTCAAAACCGACTTATTCTCAAAACCAACGTATATGTTAAATTGTAGATTTCACGACATTTTCTTGCACCTCAACTTGAACTGAgataaagaaaacaattaaGCCTTAATATGCTTTGACTTTTAGATCTTTCAGCCTCATGTCATGTTCATATCTCTGATGTCTTTGTTTTcaaatattaatgttttcaaaCTCATGGGTTTGTGACTGAGATGTGAACTACTGAATGCAATTTTTTATAAACAGGAAGTGGAAGACCCAAGTAGTATTTTGATAAACCAATGACACATACAATAAAGTCAAAAGACACAAACAAATATGCACTCACTTCACGTGCCACCTCTTCTTCTGATTTTTTGTTGTATTATCAAAAACTTTTAACGTCAATCTCAGtaatatatacaaacaaataatgtTTATTATTGTATGTGTTACAAACAAgagaaaaaagataaataaaaatattagtataagAATTCAGACCATTTTCTTATGGAATGTTAAAAATGACATATTTGTTAGTACATGATAGGTGTTAATATGTGAGATTAAGAGATGGGGTAAGTCTTGCTCCCCTTTCTTTAatgggaaaattccttaaaaatacatggactgaatttcttttactgaaaaaatacacaaactttttaggctttccaaacaatatacagattaattttgattgtccataaaatacatgaacttttgaattttggaaGTTTTACACTTTGATTTTAACgacgttaactctgattaaCAGACGTCGTTGAACGACGTTAACTTGATtcaaaagtttatgtattttatggacaaccaaaattagtctgtgtattttttggaaagcctaaaaagttcgtgtattttttaaTCAAAGAAAATTTAGTCTGTGtatttaaggaattttcccaaTTCTTTTTTCTGCAAcatcatatttcttttattcaagatttattttaatcagGTTTAACAGTTTAGGTCTAcgcattttagccggattcaaaaacttgaaccggaactgatccgaaaatattcggttcaaaaccaaaccgaatgtACAAGTATTTGTTGGGTCCAAAATTCTTCTACACAAAATAATCGAAACCGAAAAGAACTAATTTGAATAGGCCCGGATCCAATAAAATCGACCCGGATATCTTTTGTTCGGATCTGTATCATGagatagataatatttttttttcgggTCTTTGTATCGGGTTTGGACCGATTCTGTTCGATCTGGGTCTTTCGGATCTAAGATATTTGGACCCAATAagtacttataatttttttggttcggattcTTGTTGGTTTTTTTGGATCTGGTTGCCTAGACCTAAACTGGTAAACCTGATTATAATAAATcttgaataaaagaaatatgatgCTGCACAAACTATtcgggaaaattccttaaaaatacacatactatattttctttgctgaaaaaatacacgaactttgtaggcttcccgaaaaatacacagactaatTTTGGTTatccataaaatacataaacttttgaATCAAGTTAACGTCGTCTAAATgcattttaatgttttgttaatcagagttaacgtcATTAAAATCAAAGTGTaaaacctcttttttttttgtcaactcaaAGTGTAAAACCtctaaaattcaaaagttcatgtattttatggacaaccaaaattaatcCATGTATTTTTTAGGAAgtctaaaaagttcgtgtattttttcagcaaaagaaattcagtatgtgtattttcaaggaattttcttttctttaatctatttatatataactagtATTACTGCCCGGCTACGCACGGGCcaatttacttttttataaattatttgatcagTGTCATAATTGGCGATcagaacaaatattttttagatattatacAAAGCACATAATATTAGAGGTTTCCACATTG is part of the Raphanus sativus cultivar WK10039 chromosome 5, ASM80110v3, whole genome shotgun sequence genome and harbors:
- the LOC108856776 gene encoding 2-oxoglutarate-Fe(II) type oxidoreductase hxnY, producing the protein MENHTKERLQDPTMQVPSLNCIDLADHDLHRSVVSLKQACLDSGFFYVINHGINEEFMEDVFEQSKKFFALPLEEKMKVLRNEKHRGYTPVLDEILDPENQVNGDHKEGYYIGIEVPKDDPDYDKPFYGPNPWPDSDVLPQWRETMEKYHQEALRVSKDIGRLLALALDLDANYFDTPEMLGKPIATMRLLHYQGVSDPSQGIYACGAHSDYGMMTLLATDGVMGLQICKDKNAKPQKWEYVPAIKGAYIVNLGDMLERWSNGFFKSTLHRVLGNGQERYSIPFFVEPNHECLVECLPTCKSESNVPKYPAIKCSAYLTQRYKETHAELSIYNQEI